In Patescibacteria group bacterium, a single genomic region encodes these proteins:
- a CDS encoding penicillin-binding protein 2: MKKIQSKFTKSFKNILLLRSFPVRIYVVAGLFFVVINLLTVRFYRFQVANYDYWKNKALAQQFYSLNLGPERGEILARDKDGNLHHLAVNKHIYNLAVSPKDIEIDPEQAADFLAGQLNLPYEEVLKKLQKKDDPYELIAKNISEETIAAIQERGFKGLIIEDEKSRYYPLGDFASHIIGFVGFDDKNEIAGRYGLELGFNEKLSGSGPSAEEISQTIQKGSFLGLNNIYIKNGDDLVLTIEPIIQKETERLLKEEVEKWSAKSGNAIVVDPKTGEIIALANYPSFDPNYYPQEKDLSVFLNSAVSLRYEPGSVFKPFTLAAGLSSGKITPETTYFDGGEIKIDGRIIRNAGNSAPNKYVSMALFLQRSYNLGAVFIQTAIGNTFFRDFIINRLGFEGKTGIDLPQEINSSFSNFYPPEGRSINFATASFGQGVAVTPIKFIQEFAAFANNGLMMKPFVVKEIKKDNGKIIVTEPTPIRQTISPGVIAQAIPLLESVISGEHGSGKLAQIKGYRIAGKTGTGEIPREDGRGYSDQVNHSFAGFGPVSEPRFVILTRIEDPKGVRYAEATAVPLFRKIMKFVLDYYAIPPDAPEELN; the protein is encoded by the coding sequence GTGAAAAAAATTCAATCAAAATTTACTAAGAGCTTTAAAAATATACTTTTGCTCCGTTCTTTTCCGGTTCGGATTTATGTTGTTGCTGGTTTATTTTTTGTTGTGATTAATCTCTTAACTGTTCGGTTCTATCGGTTTCAGGTGGCGAATTACGATTATTGGAAAAACAAAGCTTTAGCCCAGCAGTTTTATTCTCTCAATCTTGGTCCGGAAAGGGGAGAGATTCTTGCCCGAGATAAGGATGGCAATCTTCATCATCTGGCAGTTAATAAGCACATTTATAATTTAGCCGTCAGCCCCAAAGATATTGAGATTGACCCGGAACAGGCAGCTGATTTTTTGGCTGGCCAGCTTAATCTTCCTTATGAAGAAGTGTTAAAAAAACTTCAGAAAAAAGATGATCCTTACGAGCTGATTGCAAAAAATATCTCGGAGGAGACAATTGCGGCAATCCAAGAACGTGGCTTTAAGGGGTTGATTATTGAGGATGAAAAATCAAGATATTATCCCTTGGGAGATTTCGCCAGCCACATTATTGGTTTTGTCGGCTTTGATGATAAGAACGAGATTGCCGGCAGATATGGTTTGGAGCTTGGCTTCAATGAGAAACTCTCTGGCAGCGGCCCGTCTGCAGAGGAAATCAGCCAAACTATTCAAAAAGGTTCTTTTCTGGGCTTGAACAATATTTATATTAAAAATGGCGACGATTTGGTTTTGACGATTGAGCCGATTATCCAGAAAGAAACAGAAAGGCTGTTAAAAGAGGAAGTGGAAAAATGGTCAGCCAAAAGCGGCAATGCGATCGTGGTCGATCCCAAGACCGGCGAGATTATTGCTTTGGCTAATTATCCCTCTTTTGACCCGAATTATTATCCCCAAGAAAAAGATTTGTCGGTTTTTCTGAACAGCGCCGTGTCTCTGCGCTATGAACCCGGTTCGGTTTTTAAACCCTTTACTTTGGCGGCCGGACTTTCCAGCGGCAAGATTACTCCGGAAACAACTTATTTTGATGGCGGCGAAATAAAGATAGACGGTCGGATAATCAGGAACGCCGGCAACTCGGCGCCCAACAAATATGTTTCAATGGCTTTGTTCCTTCAGCGCTCTTATAACCTTGGCGCTGTTTTTATCCAAACCGCGATCGGCAACACTTTTTTTCGTGATTTTATCATTAACCGTTTGGGCTTTGAGGGAAAAACCGGAATTGATTTGCCTCAAGAGATTAACTCTTCATTCAGCAATTTTTATCCGCCCGAAGGCAGAAGCATTAACTTTGCTACTGCTTCTTTTGGCCAGGGGGTTGCGGTTACGCCGATTAAGTTTATTCAAGAGTTTGCCGCTTTTGCCAATAATGGTTTGATGATGAAGCCATTTGTGGTTAAGGAAATAAAAAAAGACAATGGCAAAATTATTGTTACCGAACCAACTCCAATTAGGCAGACAATCAGCCCAGGTGTGATTGCTCAAGCAATCCCGCTTTTAGAAAGCGTTATTTCCGGAGAACATGGTTCAGGGAAGCTGGCTCAAATTAAGGGCTATCGGATTGCCGGCAAAACCGGCACCGGCGAGATTCCCCGAGAAGATGGCCGGGGCTATTCAGATCAGGTTAATCACAGCTTTGCCGGTTTTGGCCCGGTTTCTGAACCAAGATTTGTGATTTTGACTCGGATTGAAGACCCCAAAGGAGTCCGTTACGCTGAAGCCACTGCAGTGCCTTTATTTAGAAAGATTATGAAGTTTGTTCTGGATTATTATGCGATTCCGCCCGATGCGCCAGAAGAACTAAATTAA
- the rplL gene encoding 50S ribosomal protein L7/L12, which yields MEKLEKIIKEIEGLTVLELADLVKQLEEKFGVKAQAMAVAAPAAGGEVNAAAGEEKTSFEVVLAAAGEQKIQVIKAIRDITGLGLKEAKDLVDAAPKPVKQGATKEEAENIKKQLEEAGASVELK from the coding sequence ATGGAAAAGTTAGAAAAAATTATCAAAGAAATTGAGGGTTTAACTGTTTTGGAACTAGCTGATTTAGTTAAGCAGTTAGAAGAAAAATTCGGGGTTAAGGCCCAAGCCATGGCAGTAGCCGCTCCGGCGGCTGGCGGCGAAGTTAATGCCGCAGCCGGTGAAGAGAAAACCAGCTTTGAGGTAGTTTTGGCCGCGGCTGGTGAACAAAAAATTCAGGTGATTAAAGCAATCCGCGATATTACCGGTCTTGGCTTGAAAGAAGCAAAAGATTTGGTTGATGCGGCGCCAAAGCCGGTTAAGCAAGGAGCAACCAAAGAAGAAGCTGAAAATATCAAAAAACAGTTAGAAGAAGCCGGAGCAAGTGTTGAGCTGAAGTAG
- the rplJ gene encoding 50S ribosomal protein L10 yields MAITRNKKEQTVKELTKIFKDYPYLYFVDLANVKTQELTQLRNTLLELGASYLMVKKNLLQIALRQSGLELSGLDQYSGSVGVVYSKDNELKVVKAISEFIKENNPKIKLKNSLSLLAGFFEKAFLDKEQANRLAKIPTREVLYGQTVNLLISPISGFAQTLNQVLVQFLMTLKEVEKTKS; encoded by the coding sequence ATGGCAATAACAAGGAACAAAAAAGAGCAAACAGTCAAAGAGTTAACCAAGATATTTAAAGATTATCCTTATCTTTACTTTGTTGATTTGGCTAATGTTAAAACTCAAGAACTTACCCAGTTAAGAAATACATTGTTGGAACTTGGAGCGAGTTATCTGATGGTTAAGAAAAATCTTCTCCAGATAGCTCTGCGCCAAAGCGGGTTGGAGCTTTCCGGGTTAGATCAATATTCCGGTTCAGTTGGAGTGGTTTATTCAAAAGACAATGAGCTTAAAGTTGTTAAGGCAATCAGCGAGTTTATTAAAGAGAACAATCCGAAGATAAAGCTGAAAAACAGTTTATCTTTGCTGGCCGGGTTTTTTGAAAAAGCTTTTTTGGATAAAGAGCAAGCAAACCGGCTGGCTAAAATCCCCACCAGAGAAGTTTTGTATGGCCAAACAGTCAATTTGTTGATTTCACCGATCTCCGGATTTGCCCAAACCCTTAATCAGGTTTTGGTCCAATTTTTAATGACCTTGAAAGAAGTTGAAAAAACAAAAAGTTAA
- a CDS encoding FkbM family methyltransferase: MEREELLKKLEKAIAFSQQSRWQRLFQKPLFTLFRSLIARFFNSTGNRLVFPFKTATFWGESMFVFLPDPLSIFQWSFLNSEPEIRLMKFLINNLPSGGIFFDVGAHLGFYSLLAGKLVGGNGRVHAFEPTPRTFLFLRKNIDNKTNFFVNQLACWEKTGEIEFTDLGSTASSMNTYLPIAVVEKLTPELVRLKHRLKVKTISLDDYRQANKLTRLDFIKIDVERAEPFVLRGAKEVLTKFHPIVSIEVIRDRYEQSDQEAMALLKELGYQLFSLDSKANPIPFEKSKTDLPYENLIAVYREQN; encoded by the coding sequence ATGGAGAGAGAAGAACTCTTAAAAAAGTTAGAAAAAGCGATTGCTTTTTCTCAGCAATCGCGATGGCAGAGATTATTCCAAAAACCGCTTTTTACTCTTTTTCGGTCTTTGATTGCTCGTTTTTTCAACTCAACAGGCAACCGGTTGGTTTTTCCGTTTAAAACAGCTACTTTTTGGGGCGAATCAATGTTCGTTTTTTTACCGGATCCCCTCTCGATTTTCCAGTGGTCTTTTTTAAACTCAGAACCAGAGATTAGATTGATGAAATTTCTTATTAATAATCTGCCAAGCGGCGGCATCTTTTTTGATGTTGGCGCCCATCTTGGTTTTTATTCTTTATTAGCAGGCAAGCTAGTTGGCGGGAATGGCCGGGTTCACGCTTTTGAACCGACACCGCGAACTTTTCTGTTTCTAAGGAAAAATATCGATAATAAGACTAATTTTTTTGTTAATCAGTTAGCTTGTTGGGAAAAAACCGGCGAGATTGAGTTTACTGATTTAGGTTCCACTGCCAGTTCAATGAACACCTATCTTCCGATAGCTGTGGTAGAGAAACTAACTCCGGAATTAGTTCGTTTGAAACATCGGCTTAAGGTTAAAACAATTAGTCTTGATGATTATCGTCAGGCAAATAAACTGACTCGGCTTGACTTTATCAAGATAGATGTCGAGCGGGCCGAGCCCTTTGTTTTACGCGGCGCTAAAGAGGTTTTAACTAAATTTCATCCAATTGTAAGCATAGAGGTTATTAGAGACCGTTACGAACAAAGCGATCAGGAAGCAATGGCTTTACTTAAAGAGCTTGGTTATCAGTTGTTTTCTTTGGACTCTAAAGCGAACCCGATTCCTTTCGAAAAAAGTAAAACTGATTTACCTTATGAGAATTTAATTGCGGTTTATCGAGAGCAAAATTAA
- the ychF gene encoding redox-regulated ATPase YchF, whose translation MSLSIGIVGLPNVGKSTLFNALLKKQAAFVANFPFATIEPNVGIVPVPDERLIKLAELIRNSESLDCLPPAVPAVVEFVDIAGLIAGAHQGAGLGNKFLSHIREVDAVCHVVRAFQDENIIKEGSVDPEKDFQVIETELLLADLQTLEKQKDPGNTPDKELKQRWQAVLKLKQGLEKEVPAREIELNEEEKKISREFHLLTAKPILVALNVGEADLKNAAQLEERYALIFQLEPEQVVAISAKTEAELADLSESEQKEYLVSLGLESTSLDRLIKKAFSTLGLMTFLTAGEKEVRAWTIKQGAKAPQAAGAIHTDFEKNFIRADVINWKKLIEAGGWQKAREKGWIKTEGKEYLVQEGDVLIIRHGA comes from the coding sequence ATGTCTTTATCTATCGGTATCGTCGGTTTGCCCAATGTTGGCAAATCAACATTATTTAATGCGCTTTTGAAAAAACAAGCTGCCTTTGTGGCGAATTTTCCTTTTGCGACAATTGAGCCGAATGTTGGCATTGTGCCGGTGCCGGATGAACGGTTAATAAAATTAGCTGAATTAATCAGGAATTCTGAAAGCTTAGATTGTCTACCGCCAGCAGTGCCGGCTGTGGTTGAGTTTGTTGATATTGCCGGCTTAATTGCCGGCGCCCACCAGGGAGCTGGCCTGGGCAATAAATTTTTATCGCATATTCGGGAAGTTGATGCGGTTTGCCATGTGGTTCGGGCTTTTCAAGACGAGAATATTATTAAAGAGGGAAGCGTTGATCCGGAAAAAGATTTTCAAGTGATTGAGACCGAGCTTCTGCTGGCAGATCTACAGACTTTGGAAAAGCAAAAAGATCCGGGCAACACGCCGGACAAAGAATTAAAACAGCGTTGGCAAGCGGTTTTAAAGTTGAAACAGGGATTAGAAAAAGAGGTCCCGGCAAGGGAAATTGAATTAAACGAAGAAGAAAAAAAGATTTCAAGAGAATTTCATCTTTTGACTGCCAAGCCAATTTTGGTTGCTTTGAATGTTGGTGAGGCGGACTTGAAAAACGCCGCTCAATTGGAAGAACGATATGCTTTAATTTTTCAGTTAGAGCCGGAGCAAGTTGTGGCAATTAGCGCCAAGACCGAAGCCGAATTAGCTGATTTATCTGAATCAGAGCAAAAAGAATATCTGGTCTCATTGGGCCTGGAAAGCACAAGTTTGGATCGGCTGATAAAAAAGGCGTTTTCAACTTTAGGGTTGATGACATTTTTAACCGCCGGAGAAAAAGAAGTCCGCGCTTGGACAATCAAACAGGGCGCAAAAGCGCCTCAAGCCGCTGGAGCCATTCATACTGATTTTGAAAAAAATTTTATCCGAGCCGATGTGATAAACTGGAAAAAATTGATAGAAGCTGGCGGCTGGCAAAAAGCCAGAGAAAAGGGTTGGATAAAGACTGAAGGCAAGGAGTATCTTGTTCAAGAGGGGGATGTGTTGATTATTAGGCACGGGGCCTAA
- the mraZ gene encoding division/cell wall cluster transcriptional repressor MraZ produces MLIGEYQHNLDQKGRVTVPAKFRPNLLNGAVVTRGLDTCLFILAKDEWQKLSEKIAATPLTQSNSRAFARLMFSGAFDVELDSQGRILIPDYLRQYAGLDKKVVVAGVFNRLEVWDEKKWLEYKNRIEHDSSEIAEKLSELGI; encoded by the coding sequence ATGCTTATTGGCGAGTATCAGCACAATTTAGACCAAAAAGGCAGAGTTACAGTGCCGGCTAAGTTCAGGCCAAATTTGTTGAACGGCGCAGTGGTAACTCGCGGTCTTGATACTTGCTTGTTTATCTTGGCTAAAGACGAGTGGCAAAAGCTTTCAGAAAAAATTGCTGCCACGCCTTTGACTCAATCAAACTCTCGGGCTTTTGCCAGATTAATGTTTTCCGGCGCTTTTGATGTTGAACTTGATTCTCAAGGCCGGATTTTGATTCCTGATTATTTAAGGCAATACGCTGGCTTGGATAAAAAGGTTGTTGTTGCCGGAGTCTTCAATCGCTTAGAGGTTTGGGATGAGAAAAAATGGCTGGAGTATAAAAACAGGATTGAACACGACTCTTCAGAGATAGCGGAAAAACTATCTGAACTCGGCATTTAG
- a CDS encoding class I SAM-dependent methyltransferase produces MVNCLDFNQYNRDAYVARIAKTVPRGARVLDVGVGTGRYSKLFEHCQYQTQDFKRYQGDEESFLREDWHYAKIDYVSDITAIPVSDQSFDFVLCTEVLEHVPEPIKAIKEIARILKKGGKILITAPLGSGLHQKPYHFYGGFTPFFYRKFLPESGLKIIKIKPNGGFLKHFVQESGRVYDWLIKSAGYKKFDPRRWLIRFVFRFFIPRFLYSKDEKYFLEDFTVGFFVLAEKES; encoded by the coding sequence ATGGTGAATTGTCTAGATTTTAATCAGTATAATCGTGATGCCTATGTTGCTCGGATAGCAAAGACAGTGCCCAGGGGGGCGCGAGTTTTAGATGTGGGTGTGGGAACCGGTCGTTATTCTAAATTATTTGAACATTGTCAGTATCAAACCCAAGATTTTAAGCGGTATCAAGGAGATGAAGAGAGTTTTTTAAGAGAAGACTGGCATTATGCAAAGATTGATTATGTTAGTGACATTACCGCAATTCCTGTGTCTGATCAATCTTTTGATTTTGTTTTATGTACCGAAGTTTTAGAACATGTTCCCGAGCCAATCAAGGCGATAAAAGAGATAGCTAGAATATTAAAGAAGGGTGGTAAGATTTTAATTACTGCACCGCTCGGGTCCGGTCTTCATCAAAAACCCTATCATTTTTATGGCGGTTTTACCCCATTTTTTTATCGAAAATTTTTGCCCGAAAGTGGGTTAAAGATTATTAAGATTAAACCCAATGGAGGATTTCTAAAGCACTTTGTCCAAGAATCGGGTCGAGTTTATGATTGGTTAATTAAATCGGCTGGTTATAAGAAATTCGATCCTCGCCGTTGGTTGATTAGGTTTGTCTTTCGATTTTTTATTCCCAGATTTCTTTATTCTAAAGACGAGAAATATTTTTTAGAAGATTTTACTGTTGGATTCTTTGTTTTAGCAGAGAAAGAAAGTTAA
- the murF gene encoding UDP-N-acetylmuramoyl-tripeptide--D-alanyl-D-alanine ligase — translation MKRKLITALLRFLTRAIIRKYEPKIIAITGSVGKTSTKEAVYLVLSQYFPARKSEKNLNTEVGLPLAFFGGVEAKNNLWLWLKNLWLGLKLLIFNNKNYPHFIVVEMGADSPGDIKKLVKIAKPKLAIITAIGSVPVHVENYPKGKDQLISEKTEIIKCLSDADFAALNFDDPDVWELKNRTKAKIISFGFNPGADIRITDFEVKTKIAGDGFKIPDGIFFRIEHRGSVVPIWLKQSLGKPAAYAIAAAFAAGIAFDLNIIELGKAVGNYQQEKGRMRLISGIKNSMILDDSYNAAPEAMNRAIETFQNLSAKRKIAVLGDMLEIGQYALEVHREVGKKIAKFCEHLFFVGQRMKIAYEAALASEFDKNKIFWFEKSTQAAEKLKEVIQSGDLVLVKGSQGMRMELVIEEIMAEPEKAKELLVRQDKPWK, via the coding sequence ATGAAACGAAAACTTATTACCGCATTGTTAAGATTTTTAACCCGAGCAATTATTCGGAAGTATGAGCCGAAAATTATTGCCATTACTGGTTCGGTTGGCAAAACCTCAACTAAGGAAGCGGTTTATTTGGTTTTGTCCCAATACTTTCCGGCCCGGAAAAGCGAAAAAAATCTTAATACCGAAGTTGGCTTACCCCTGGCTTTTTTTGGCGGGGTTGAAGCAAAAAATAATCTTTGGCTCTGGCTGAAAAACCTTTGGCTTGGCTTAAAACTGCTTATTTTTAATAACAAAAACTATCCTCATTTTATTGTTGTTGAGATGGGCGCGGATAGTCCGGGAGACATTAAGAAATTAGTTAAGATTGCCAAGCCAAAATTAGCGATTATTACGGCAATTGGTTCAGTGCCGGTTCATGTGGAAAACTATCCAAAGGGCAAAGACCAGCTCATTAGCGAGAAAACCGAGATTATCAAGTGTTTGTCTGATGCTGATTTCGCTGCGTTGAACTTTGATGACCCTGATGTTTGGGAGTTGAAAAACAGAACTAAGGCCAAAATAATTTCTTTTGGATTTAATCCCGGCGCTGATATTAGGATTACTGATTTTGAAGTCAAAACCAAGATTGCCGGCGATGGATTTAAGATTCCGGACGGAATTTTCTTTCGGATTGAGCATCGGGGCAGCGTTGTGCCAATCTGGCTCAAACAAAGTTTGGGCAAGCCGGCTGCTTATGCGATTGCCGCGGCTTTTGCTGCTGGCATTGCTTTTGATCTCAACATAATTGAGCTTGGTAAAGCAGTGGGAAATTACCAGCAGGAAAAAGGCAGAATGCGTTTAATCAGCGGAATAAAAAACTCAATGATTTTGGACGATTCTTATAATGCCGCGCCAGAAGCAATGAATCGGGCGATTGAAACTTTTCAAAATCTGTCCGCAAAAAGAAAAATCGCGGTTTTAGGCGATATGTTAGAGATTGGCCAGTACGCGCTCGAAGTTCACCGGGAAGTTGGCAAAAAAATCGCTAAATTCTGCGAGCATTTGTTTTTTGTTGGCCAGCGAATGAAGATTGCTTATGAAGCGGCTTTAGCTAGTGAATTTGATAAAAATAAAATTTTTTGGTTTGAGAAATCAACTCAAGCAGCAGAAAAATTAAAGGAGGTAATTCAGTCCGGAGATTTAGTTCTGGTTAAGGGCTCGCAAGGAATGCGAATGGAGCTGGTTATTGAAGAGATTATGGCTGAACCAGAGAAAGCCAAAGAGCTGTTAGTCCGTCAAGACAAACCGTGGAAATAG
- a CDS encoding YbaK/EbsC family protein encodes MTMKEFKNPYLLILDFLNKNQINFQEFEHEPVYTTEQAARIRGEAMADGAKSLVVKINNNFVLLVLPGDRRLSSKKVKNLFKISEFRFAKPEEVVSAMGCEIGACFPLGNLVGLKTYVDKSLTENQFINFNPGVHYKTIKMRFSDYQKIAEFEIIDIAE; translated from the coding sequence ATGACGATGAAAGAATTTAAAAACCCCTATCTTCTAATACTTGATTTTCTAAATAAAAATCAAATCAATTTTCAGGAATTTGAACACGAACCGGTTTATACCACCGAGCAGGCCGCTCGGATCAGAGGAGAAGCTATGGCCGATGGAGCTAAATCGTTGGTAGTTAAGATTAACAACAATTTTGTTTTGTTGGTTTTGCCCGGGGACAGGAGATTAAGCTCAAAAAAGGTTAAAAATTTGTTTAAAATCTCGGAGTTCCGTTTTGCTAAACCAGAGGAAGTTGTTTCAGCAATGGGCTGTGAAATCGGCGCTTGTTTCCCTTTGGGCAACTTAGTGGGTTTGAAAACTTATGTGGATAAATCCCTAACAGAAAATCAGTTTATTAACTTCAACCCCGGAGTTCACTATAAAACTATTAAAATGAGGTTCAGCGATTATCAGAAAATTGCTGAATTTGAGATTATTGATATTGCTGAATGA
- the rsmH gene encoding 16S rRNA (cytosine(1402)-N(4))-methyltransferase RsmH produces MNAVHVPVLLKQVIKFLAPEPGKIYLDATAGEGGYLREILSSGAKAIGLDWNRQAIEILKQNFSSAIAAKRLILAVGNFAELEEILHQLRTEKVDGIVMDLGLSAFLLKKSGRGFSFQQDEPLIMSYSEEPDLTVYEIVNYYPGLELEKIFREFGQERLAKKIAQAIVAYRKEKKIQTSKELAEVIEKAVGRRGRIHPATKAFQALRIAANRELENLAKALPQAIEALNPKGRLVVVSYHSLEDRMVKQFFKGLNQKGNFRILTKKPVVPDDQEIRQNPSARSAKLRAIEKI; encoded by the coding sequence ATGAACGCAGTTCACGTTCCTGTTCTTTTAAAACAAGTAATAAAATTTTTAGCTCCAGAGCCGGGGAAGATTTATCTTGACGCAACCGCAGGTGAAGGCGGTTATCTTAGAGAAATTTTGAGTTCCGGGGCAAAAGCAATCGGCTTAGACTGGAATCGGCAAGCAATCGAGATCTTAAAACAAAATTTTTCTTCAGCAATAGCGGCCAAACGGTTAATTCTGGCAGTTGGGAATTTTGCCGAACTGGAAGAAATTCTGCATCAGTTAAGAACAGAAAAAGTTGATGGCATAGTGATGGATTTGGGTTTATCCGCTTTTTTGCTGAAAAAATCTGGCCGGGGGTTTTCTTTCCAGCAAGACGAGCCGTTGATTATGAGTTATTCAGAAGAACCGGATTTAACTGTTTATGAAATAGTTAATTATTATCCTGGATTGGAGCTGGAAAAAATTTTCAGAGAGTTCGGCCAGGAGCGGTTGGCTAAAAAAATCGCTCAAGCCATTGTTGCTTATCGGAAAGAGAAAAAAATCCAAACAAGCAAAGAATTAGCTGAAGTTATAGAAAAAGCAGTTGGCCGGCGCGGTCGAATTCATCCGGCGACAAAAGCATTTCAAGCTTTAAGGATTGCGGCGAATCGCGAACTGGAAAATTTGGCCAAAGCCTTGCCTCAAGCAATTGAGGCATTAAATCCCAAGGGCCGGTTGGTAGTTGTCAGCTATCACTCTCTGGAGGACAGAATGGTTAAGCAGTTTTTTAAAGGCCTTAATCAAAAAGGAAATTTCAGAATTCTAACCAAAAAGCCAGTGGTCCCGGATGACCAAGAGATTCGGCAAAACCCTTCTGCCCGTTCAGCTAAATTAAGAGCAATAGAAAAAATATAA
- a CDS encoding GIY-YIG nuclease family protein, with the protein MLKNLKDDNLYIGYTINLEKGLNFSTKIRGPWNCIYYEARLNKDDAKRRENYLKTSKGEQTLKLRLKQYWHNNNINLLKN; encoded by the coding sequence ATGCTAAAAAACTTGAAAGATGATAATTTATATATTGGTTATACTATTAATTTAGAAAAAGGTCTTAATTTTTCAACAAAAATCAGGGGTCCTTGGAACTGCATTTATTATGAAGCCCGCCTTAATAAAGATGATGCTAAAAGACGAGAAAATTATTTAAAAACCAGCAAGGGTGAACAAACCCTTAAATTAAGGCTTAAACAATATTGGCATAACAATAATATTAATCTGTTGAAAAATTAA
- a CDS encoding oligosaccharide flippase family protein, with protein sequence MDSLSQRTFKNALWQVFNLGWVTLLNFFVTPLLLKQIGIENYGVYILILTIVSFLSLLDLNMGSGFASSFIEYTVNQEKEKKVKLVNSFFSFWLAIGLIGFLVLIGLSFLADFVFSIRTEFIRQTQFGFWFAGIYFVFATINSLFFVISISIQRFDILGKITFIQNTVLNAFLIGFAFFRPSLTWLLASHFFSAVISLFGYFVLIKKVLPELKLKLEFYRTEFFRKLKFSLYNFINGFAGNSLLQIDRFFISRILGNAAVGFYAVPNNLAQKIHAVSSSGAMTLFPVASDLFYQGDKQKFNQSFRRAMRIGIIFSVLSGVVLLVFGYQLLYFWVGKEIADKSAALLYYFVPTYILMSIYTILNNFYLGTGKSKLLAVFSGSMALVNIVLLAFLVPNFGLTGAALAYLLALMPVILFVFLFERKELNLSGSFRFYFGLILKLLFVSAILVLLARFYLLSWANNLWQTLLLMIVSFAGIIGLYFVFGFFEPEDRELIRNYLKLWREKNS encoded by the coding sequence ATGGACTCGCTTTCCCAAAGAACTTTTAAAAACGCGCTTTGGCAGGTGTTTAATCTTGGCTGGGTAACGCTGTTGAATTTTTTCGTCACTCCGTTGCTGCTGAAGCAGATTGGAATTGAAAATTACGGGGTCTATATTTTAATTTTGACTATTGTTTCGTTTTTGTCTTTGCTTGATCTTAATATGGGTTCTGGCTTTGCCAGCTCGTTTATTGAATACACGGTTAATCAAGAAAAAGAAAAAAAGGTCAAGCTGGTTAATAGCTTTTTTTCTTTTTGGCTGGCAATCGGTTTAATCGGTTTTTTAGTGCTGATAGGTTTGTCTTTTTTAGCTGATTTTGTTTTTAGCATCAGAACCGAGTTTATTCGCCAAACCCAGTTTGGTTTTTGGTTTGCCGGGATTTATTTTGTTTTTGCCACGATTAATTCCTTATTTTTTGTTATTTCCATATCAATCCAAAGATTTGATATTTTGGGCAAAATCACTTTTATCCAAAACACGGTTTTAAATGCATTTTTGATTGGCTTTGCTTTTTTCCGGCCGAGCTTAACCTGGCTTTTGGCGTCTCATTTTTTTAGCGCGGTTATCAGTTTATTCGGCTATTTTGTTTTGATTAAAAAAGTTTTGCCAGAACTGAAGCTTAAACTGGAGTTTTACCGAACCGAGTTTTTCCGAAAATTGAAATTCAGCTTGTACAATTTTATTAATGGTTTTGCCGGCAACTCTTTGCTTCAGATAGACAGGTTTTTTATTTCCCGGATTTTGGGCAATGCCGCAGTTGGTTTTTACGCGGTTCCGAACAATTTAGCCCAGAAAATTCATGCGGTTTCCAGCAGCGGCGCAATGACGCTTTTCCCGGTGGCTTCGGATTTATTTTATCAAGGCGATAAACAGAAATTTAATCAGAGCTTTCGCCGGGCAATGAGAATCGGAATAATTTTCTCGGTTTTATCCGGAGTGGTTTTATTGGTTTTTGGCTACCAGCTGTTATATTTTTGGGTTGGCAAAGAAATTGCTGACAAAAGTGCGGCGCTTTTGTATTATTTTGTCCCGACCTATATTTTAATGAGCATTTATACGATTCTGAATAACTTTTATCTCGGTACAGGCAAATCAAAGCTTTTAGCGGTTTTTTCCGGTTCAATGGCTTTGGTTAATATCGTTTTGCTGGCTTTTTTGGTTCCTAATTTTGGCTTAACTGGCGCGGCTTTAGCTTATTTATTGGCTTTAATGCCGGTGATTTTGTTTGTTTTTCTTTTTGAGAGAAAAGAATTAAACCTGAGTGGCAGTTTTCGGTTTTATTTTGGCTTGATTTTGAAACTTTTATTTGTCAGTGCAATCCTCGTTTTGCTGGCTAGGTTTTATTTATTAAGCTGGGCGAACAATCTCTGGCAAACGCTTTTGTTAATGATTGTCAGCTTTGCTGGTATAATTGGGTTATATTTTGTTTTTGGATTTTTTGAGCCGGAAGATCGAGAATTAATCAGAAACTATTTAAAATTATGGAGAGAGAAGAACTCTTAA